One genomic region from Neisseria weaveri encodes:
- a CDS encoding phosphoglycerate kinase has product MGLDMYGYTMRAEFAGDRQTDVMPQTDEEREQAQLTDIAYWRKFNHLHGWMEELYREKGGQDEVFNCRTVRLELEDLERLEQELEKDELEYTPGFFFGGEEVYPEDIEETKKFIATARDAIANGLAVFYDSWW; this is encoded by the coding sequence ATGGGATTGGACATGTACGGCTACACCATGCGCGCCGAGTTTGCGGGCGACCGACAAACCGATGTGATGCCGCAAACCGATGAAGAGCGCGAGCAAGCGCAGCTAACCGACATAGCCTACTGGCGCAAATTCAACCACCTGCACGGATGGATGGAAGAGCTTTACCGAGAAAAAGGCGGGCAAGACGAAGTGTTTAACTGCCGAACGGTAAGGCTGGAGCTAGAGGACTTGGAACGGTTAGAGCAGGAGTTAGAAAAAGACGAACTGGAATATACGCCGGGCTTTTTCTTCGGTGGAGAAGAGGTGTACCCCGAAGACATAGAAGAGACCAAGAAATTTATTGCAACCGCTCGCGATGCCATAGCAAACGGCTTGGCAGTCTTTTATGACAGTTGGTGGTAA
- a CDS encoding Txe/YoeB family addiction module toxin, which produces MTLQAKSIHNVDTNQTEYQYEVTALRHQKSGLWSRRIDREHRLVYSVEEDTVTVYACRFHYGR; this is translated from the coding sequence TTGACGCTTCAAGCTAAAAGTATCCACAATGTAGATACGAACCAAACGGAATATCAATATGAAGTTACAGCACTTAGGCATCAGAAATCAGGTTTGTGGTCGCGTAGGATAGATCGGGAACACAGACTGGTTTACTCCGTAGAAGAAGATACGGTAACAGTTTATGCTTGCCGCTTTCACTATGGACGTTAG